The Setaria viridis chromosome 9, Setaria_viridis_v4.0, whole genome shotgun sequence sequence ATCGCCCGGCACAGCTCCAGGTTGCGGTCGCGCAGGATGTCCTGCTCCGAGACGCAGACGAGGACGGGCGGCAGCGGGAGCGTCTCCAggcgcggcgccgcccgggACAGCGGGTTGCACCAGGGGtggtcgcggccggcgccggccggcagcgccagcCGCCAGTAGCAGTCGGAGGTGGGGAGCGTCAGGGCGGAACCCGGCGGCTGGGCCATGGTCTTCTCCGACGCGGTGCGGGCCTCACCGCCGAAGAAGGGCTGGACGATGACGGCGCCCCTGACGGTGACGGGGTGCAGCGCGCCGAGGTGGCCCTGGCCCAGCCGCGCGGCGACGTGGAAGGCGACGTTGGCGCCCGCGCTGTCCCCCATGAGGAACACGCGGTCGAAGCCGCAGCGGGCCCGCCACCAGGAGAGCTCGTCGGGTGCcgcggcgcgggtggcggccACGGCCGCCTGGTGCCGCAGCCAGCGCACCGCCGCGAGCCCGTCGTCGAACGCGGCGGGCAGGCGGTGCTCGGGCGCGAGGCGGTAGTCCACGGACATGACGGCGCAGCCCGCCCGCGCGGCGAGCTGCGCGAGGAACTCGTGGTAGCAGCTCCAGGCCGCGGAGCCGACGCAGaacccgccgccgtggaagtaCACCACGACGGGGAGCCTGGCCccagtcgtcgccgccgccatcggcgCGTACAGCCGCGCCCACACGCCCGTGGCGCGGTCGACCACCGCGTCCCTCGCCACGACGCCGCCCGGTGCGCCGGGCGCCGTGGCTCCCCACGTGCAGGGCACGTCGGGGATCGCCGGGAGGCGCTCGACGTGGCCGTCCTTGTAGACGCGTATGAGGCCGTggatctcctcgacgacggcgccgtggccgttcttgccgccgccgccggcggcggcggtgggctgCTGCTGGAAGGTGACCCTGGGCTCGCCGACGATGTGCAGTGCCCCCATCCTCCGCCTCCTCATGCAAAGCTGCCGGCCTCACGGGCGGCACGGCGGGCGGAGCCAAAAGCGGCAGGCTTCGTGCGTGCGATGTGTCACGTCCCCGGGGGCCGCCGGCTATCGAGCACAATTATGCAGCCGTGTGACCGGACTCGGGCCGGCGCCGCGGGTTTTATAGCGGGGCGGTGGGACAGGTGTTGGCGAGGCGTTGGGCGCGGGGCCAAGTGGGCTCGGCCGACAAGTGGAGACGGGCCATTCGCGACGTCGTGCGGGTGGGGGGGGCGGGGAGGCCGGGGAAGGGCGTGAAGCGAAAACCAAACCCCATTCGTTCACGCGCGACGCACGGGAAAGTCCACGGGGTCGGATCCGGTGGACACTTGGAACCCTGTGCTCCTCTCTAGGTCTATCCGCTCCTGCTGTTGATGAGAGAGCTTCGGCACCGTGGGTCGGCGTTTGTTGCTCCTAGCCCTGACGGACACGATCCGGTCTCTGCTCATTGTGGCTGTTTCTGAAAGCGAAAAGCCAGTTTAATGCAGCGTCTTGGAGTTTAGTGGAGATTTTTTGATGATACACATCAGCATCATTGTCTGGCTTGGCACCGTCGATCTTCCTGTGCTCGACGTCGAACCTCATGATGAGCCTTTCATGGTAATTAAGCTGGGCACGCAGCCACACACGCATGAATGAAAGAATATCTCAGATCATTTTAGATGATACGGAACATATATAAATGGGGGTCTTGACATCCCCGTTGACTCTCATATCTGATTGACCTATGGGATGTGGCTGCAGAGAATCCAGAATCCAGCTCTCGGTCATATGCCCGATGGGAGCAAGTGGAGGCGGGTGgggttgtgggcttgtggcctCGTGGATGCACGCTGCGCTTGCTTCCAATCCGCTGCCTCCGTTGCACTCGCACACCGAGTGGAATATGTTCATCAACTTTTCCCTCGCGCGGCGTGAAACACCGAGCAGACACAGGGGAGAAAGTCCGTGCCTAGAGCGTGGCTGGTCAACAATGCAGTGGTTGTTCGAATATGACGTGCGGGCGTGTCTTCTTCTACACGTGCGACTTTTGTTCGAAATAGTACTGTAGTATAGTACGCTCCGTCCACTTTTATATGACATATTTTTGATCCATATCAATAGATTCGTACGTATTCTAAGGTGATTTTGATATGACGTTGATCCTTTACCAGTTTTTTTTCAGAAcaaaatatactctacaataaTGGATGAATGGATTACTATACCATGCTTTTTGTTTAGCACACCGTGTCATCTCCTCGCTCGGAACATAAGCCTTGCTTGATAGTCACTACAGCTAAACATTGACAAAAGACTTTTTCCCCTAATGACATATGGTTTCTGATAAACCAACAATAAACATGGTGGCAAGCTGATAATAATGCACTTTTTTGAATTAAACATGTGCAATAGTAGTACAACATTATACTAACTATCATATCACGGGCTTTGCTACGGTACCCCGATTACCTCTTAGAAGGTAAGAGTTTAAATAAATCTGAGCCcggtctcaaaaaaaaaatctgagccCTTGAATATTATGACaaacaaaataattaattaaaagaaaaaaaacagccgGCTAAATATCCTAATTACCGCACACTGCTTCCGTGGATCCCGGAGGAACTCGCATGTTTGCATGTATACATGCATGATAATCTCGATCTCCCCTACTTTGTAGGATTCAAGTGTGCACGTTTGTTGCATGCTGGTAGCTAGACACGTTTGTTACACGTAGATCACTCTTGTTGGGGAAGGTTTCTTTTTTTCAAGTCCGTCACCCACGTCTCAAGTTAGATCCTGTTTGGGAAATGTCAGGTGTGCATCACGTAAAGTCGTAGGGATCCATCACGTTGAAACAAAATGTTACACATGAGTGCACGCCTGTTACATATGAGTGCACGTTATAGCTGGGAATTCAATATCAATGGGATCCATCATGTgctatttaaaaaaattacaacaAATAAATTCTGGGGTTCCTGTGTGCAACATAATGTTGGGAAAAAGAACTTTACAAACTCACGTTGGTTCCAACACGTGCCAAAAAAACAGATATAAACTCAAGTATGCAAAGGCACCAATCACgtgattcaaaaaaaaaaagcaccaaTCACGTGTcattccaaaaaagaaaaaaaaatgttacacTCACGTATGCAAACACATGCCAAACGCATTAGATCTAATTCTGCATGTCATCCATCACGTGTTCACGTTATTacaa is a genomic window containing:
- the LOC117836431 gene encoding probable carboxylesterase 17: MRRRRMGALHIVGEPRVTFQQQPTAAAGGGGKNGHGAVVEEIHGLIRVYKDGHVERLPAIPDVPCTWGATAPGAPGGVVARDAVVDRATGVWARLYAPMAAATTGARLPVVVYFHGGGFCVGSAAWSCYHEFLAQLAARAGCAVMSVDYRLAPEHRLPAAFDDGLAAVRWLRHQAAVAATRAAAPDELSWWRARCGFDRVFLMGDSAGANVAFHVAARLGQGHLGALHPVTVRGAVIVQPFFGGEARTASEKTMAQPPGSALTLPTSDCYWRLALPAGAGRDHPWCNPLSRAAPRLETLPLPPVLVCVSEQDILRDRNLELCRAMRKAGKSVEQATYGGVGHAFQVLHNCHLSQPRTQEMLAHIKAFVSAR